The following nucleotide sequence is from Gemmatimonadota bacterium.
TCGCTGGCACGCACCTCTTTCGCGAACTACACCGCTGGGCGTCGGGTCAATCTCGAGCGGGCGCTCGCCGTGGGTGACCGGCTCGGCGGCCATCTGGTGCAGGGCCACGTGGACGGGATCGGGACCATCGTGGCCACCCGTCATGAGGGGGACGCCTGGCTGGTCGATGTGGCGGTTCCGCCGCAGGTCGCCGAAGTCTCGATTCCGCTCGGTTCGATCACGGTCGATGGGGTCTCGCTCACGGTCAATGCCATCCCCGGTCCGGGCCTGATCCAGCTCTCGGTGATCCCGTTTACTTTGGGGCACACCACCCTTGGGGAACGCCGTGCCGGCGATGCCGTGCACGTGGAAGGAGATACAGTGGGGAAGTATGTTCGGCAGTTCA
It contains:
- a CDS encoding riboflavin synthase, with translation MFTGLVTAVGRIESAVAADSGLDLTIAVAWSDLQLGESVAVDGACLTVKGLGDGWFAVHVITTSLARTSFANYTAGRRVNLERALAVGDRLGGHLVQGHVDGIGTIVATRHEGDAWLVDVAVPPQVAEVSIPLGSITVDGVSLTVNAIPGPGLIQLSVIPFTLGHTTLGERRAGDAVHVEGDTVGKYVRQFTAAHRAAPEA